DNA sequence from the Buchnera aphidicola str. Ua (Uroleucon ambrosiae) genome:
CACTCGTGTTAACCATTAATGTTTCTTGAATAATCTCTTTAACATTTACTGCTTCTGATTCAATAGCACTTGTTAAAGGCCAGCAACCTAATGTACGAAACCTAACCATTTTTTCTTGAATAATTTCATTATCTTCAATATTAATACGATCATCATCAATCATAATTAATGTTTTATTTCTTATTAAAATTGGACGCATAGCAGCAAAATAAAGAGGAACAATTTCAATATTTTCTAAAAAAATATATTGCCAAATATCTAATTCAGTCCAATTTGAAAGCGGAAAAATACGCATATTTTCTCCTGGATTAATTTTACTATTATAATTCCACCAAATTTCTGGTCGTTGTTTTTTTGGATCCCATTGATGGAACGAATCACGAAAGGAATAAATGCGTTCTTTAGAACGTGATTTTTCTTCATCACGTCTAGCCCCACCAAAAGCTGCATCAAAATTATATTGATTTATTGCTTCTTTTAATCCTTCAGTTTTCATAATATCAGTATATTTATGCCCCCCATGTTCAAATGGATTTAAATTTAATAATTTACCTTGTGCATTCATATGAACTATTAATTCGACTTGATACGTTTCAGAAATATAATCTCTAAAACTATACATTTCTTTGAATTTCCATCCAGTATCTATATGAAGCAAAGGAAAGGGAATAGGTCCAGGATAAAAAGCTTTTTTTGCTAAATGCAACATTACAGAAGAATCTTTACCAATAGAATACAACATTACAGGATTTTGAAATTCTGCAACTACTTCTCTCATGATATAAATGCTTTCTGATTCTAATTGATTTAAATAAGTAATATTTTTTTTGAACATGATGTTTCCTTGAATGAGTATAATCAAAAAAAAATTGTTATTAGTATTATTTTATATCATTTTGAAACCATGATAATGTTTTATGTAAATTAACGACGTCTCCAATAATTAATAATGAAGGAGTCATAGCAAAGTTAATGATTGTTTGAATATTCTCAAGAGAACTAATAAACACTTTTTGATGAACAGTAGTACCTTGTTCAATAATAGCTATTGGAGTAGATTTTAATCGTCCAAATGAAATGAGTTTTTTAGATATATCGATAGCTTTTAAAGTACCCATATATATTACTAAAGTATAAGAAGAATCACATAAAATTGACCAATTATTTATAAAACCATTAGAACATTGATGTCCTGTAATAAATATAACACCTTGTGAATACTTACGATGTGTTAATGGTATGCCAGAGTAAGCTGAAACACCTATCGCGGCAGTAATTCCCGGAACAACTTGAAAATTAATATTTTCTTTTTTTGCTGCTTCTATTTCTTCTCCGCCACGTGCAAAAATAAAAGGATCTCCACCTTTTAAACGTACTACTTTGTTACCTTTTTTAGCAAAATGTATTAATAATGTAATAATTTCTTTTTGATTAATATTTTTTATACCAGCACGTTTTCCAACGCATATTAATTTAGCATCGCGACGTACTAAATCTAACACATCTTTAGAAACTAAGTAATCATATAATACTACATCTGCTTGTTGTAATACCTGAAGACCTCTTAAAGTTAATAAACCACTATCTCCTGGTCCAGCTCCTACTAAAATAATTTCGCCTATTTTTTTAGAAAAATTATTTTTAACTAAATTGTCTTTTAAAATAAGAATAGCTTTTTTTTGATTTCCATTAAGTATATGTTCGAGAAACATACCTTTAAACAATTTCTCCCAGAATCGGCGTCGTATTAAAAAACTAGAAAAATGTTTTTTAACAACTGCACGCCATTTACCGGCTATTTTTGCTACATCACCTAATTTGATCGGCAAAATTGCTTCAATTTTTTCACGTAATAAACGTAATAAAACTGGTGCAGTACCTCCAGAAGAAAGAGCTATAACTATAGGAGAACGATCAATAATAGAAGGAAAAATAAAAGAACATTTTAATGTATCATCTACTACATTTAATAGTAAACAACGTTCATTACAAATTTTTGATAAATATTCATTTAACTGAACATCATTATTAGCTGAAATTACTAAAAATATTTTTTTTAAATAAATTAAATCAAAATTATCAGATAAGAAATTAATTTTTTTTTCACTTAATAATAATTGTACTTCTGAACATATTTTTTTAGAAATAACATTAACTATTGCTCCGGCACGAAGTAATAATTTAATTTTATTGAATGCCACTTCTCCCGCACCAATAACTAAAACATTTTTAGATTTTAAATTAACAAAAATAGGAAAATAATTCACAATTGCTTTATTTCCAAAAAAAAAAAAAAAAAAATGATAATATATTTCTTATTAAATATTTTATATTAAATATTTTAAGGTAATAAATTATATGATTGAACTCAATTATAATATGTTTTTAATAGTAAATAATATAAAGTAGAAAGTGATAATGAAAATACTATCATAAAAAAATATAATATTTTAAAATACTAGTTTTCATGCAAACCACATTCACGCTTTAAACCAAAAAAACGAGTTTCTTCTTCTAACATACCAGATTGATACTTTTGTGTAGTATGTACATCACCAACAGATACATATCCCATTTTATATAGTGGATGAATATCTAAATTATGTTGTTTTAAATATTTACTTATTGTCTGACGAGACCAATCTAATATTGGTAATATCTTAAATATTCCTTTTT
Encoded proteins:
- the cysG gene encoding siroheme synthase CysG, with translation MNYFPIFVNLKSKNVLVIGAGEVAFNKIKLLLRAGAIVNVISKKICSEVQLLLSEKKINFLSDNFDLIYLKKIFLVISANNDVQLNEYLSKICNERCLLLNVVDDTLKCSFIFPSIIDRSPIVIALSSGGTAPVLLRLLREKIEAILPIKLGDVAKIAGKWRAVVKKHFSSFLIRRRFWEKLFKGMFLEHILNGNQKKAILILKDNLVKNNFSKKIGEIILVGAGPGDSGLLTLRGLQVLQQADVVLYDYLVSKDVLDLVRRDAKLICVGKRAGIKNINQKEIITLLIHFAKKGNKVVRLKGGDPFIFARGGEEIEAAKKENINFQVVPGITAAIGVSAYSGIPLTHRKYSQGVIFITGHQCSNGFINNWSILCDSSYTLVIYMGTLKAIDISKKLISFGRLKSTPIAIIEQGTTVHQKVFISSLENIQTIINFAMTPSLLIIGDVVNLHKTLSWFQNDIK
- the cysD gene encoding sulfate adenylyltransferase subunit CysD, which gives rise to MFKKNITYLNQLESESIYIMREVVAEFQNPVMLYSIGKDSSVMLHLAKKAFYPGPIPFPLLHIDTGWKFKEMYSFRDYISETYQVELIVHMNAQGKLLNLNPFEHGGHKYTDIMKTEGLKEAINQYNFDAAFGGARRDEEKSRSKERIYSFRDSFHQWDPKKQRPEIWWNYNSKINPGENMRIFPLSNWTELDIWQYIFLENIEIVPLYFAAMRPILIRNKTLIMIDDDRINIEDNEIIQEKMVRFRTLGCWPLTSAIESEAVNVKEIIQETLMVNTSERIGRSIDYDQKNSMEFKKRQGYF